The region ACCCAATCACTAGATCACCCGTAAATTGTCTTCCGTCCGCAGCAATAGCTGTCGATGTGGTTCCATCTTCGCTCGGGATGACGTTGATGATGCGCGTGTTGCACGATAACACCGCGTCCAGCTCGACTGCTCTTTCTACCAGACATCTATGTAGATCCGCGCGATGAAAGTCTCGATACCACGTCCCTGGATACTGCGCCTCAGACGCCTTAAAGTCAAGGGACGAGATTAGATTCCCCTTCCAGCCGAGAAAGTTGCAAAACCTTGGGACCGTCGCATGTTTCATCAACGCTTTCTCGAGACCCCAGTGCTGTAGAACGCGAGAGGAATTAGGAAGGATCTGGATACCGGCCCCGATCTCCCCGATTTCTTTTGCGGATTCGAGCAGATGGACGTCGTGACCGGCGAGGAGACACGCTATCGTCGCGCCGACGCCTGCTAGGCCGGCGCCGACCACGACAATCTTGTGTTGTCAGCAAGGCGGGGGGGATCCTTCGCCTCAATCTTCGACGGCTCACCTTCAGCTTCCCCGACTCGTGCCGAAATTGTTTCTCTGCAACTGGGATGGGCATTGTTCTTGTTACGTACGATAGACCTGATCAACTTCATACCACGATGTGCTATTCTATTTATGACTATCGATGCATATCCTACCCCAACGGAGCGTGAGTGCAAGAGTGGGGGAAGAAGTGTGAAGTGTTATCAGACACATAAATGGGACGGCCGACCGTGGATAGGAACCCCGACATCATCCCACATCATGTCCAAGGTGAGactcttccttttctcgcAGTGGTACAGTGCTGATCGGACAGTTCTCCTTGAAAGGCCGAACGGCGCTGGTTACAGGTGGTGGGCGAGGATGCGGGCTTGCGTTTGCGCGGGGGCTCGCTGAAGCCGGTGCAGACGTGGCAGTCTTCGACATCATCGATCCACGGCCAGAGTTTCACGCGATTGAGAAGGACTATAATGTTCGGACGGCGTATTACAAGTGAGAACTCCCGTCTCCGCGGAACCATTTGTACGAAGCTAACGACGCAGGGTCGACGTCTCCTCTCAGGATTCCTTGAAAGACGGCTTTGCGCAGTTCCAACAAGACTTCGACGGCAAGCTGGACATTTGCGTTCCCTGCGCAGGGATAAACCGCCATACCTGCTTCCTTGGTTTTACCTACGAAGAACACCACGATCTGCTGTCGATCAACGTGTTGGGACTCTACTTTACCGCTCAATATGCAGCGAAGCAGATGATAGCCAACGGCACGCATCACGGCAGCATTATCCTGGTCGCCAGCATGGCCAGTTACGTCGCAGTGCGCGACCAGAACTGCTCGGCGTACTGTGGCACAAAGGGTGCAGTGCGCGCAATGTGTCCTGCTATCGCCAAAGAGTTGACGGAGTATGGGATCAGGGTCAACTCAATCAGTCCGGGGTACGTGAATACGGAGATGACAGCGGCGTTTTCGCATTTGGTGGAAGGGTGGAAGGCGGAGACGATCAACAAGAGGATCGCGGAGCCCGAGGATATCATGGGTGCTTGTGTGTTCTTGGCGAGCGATGCCAGTAGTTATATGACGGGGCAGGATATCGTCGTTGATGGGGGAGTGACTAGAATCTCATAGGTAATTTGAAATCGATTCCGGCTGTGTTGAGCCATTATGCTATGACACCTTGGGCCAATTCATCGTATGGTTGTAATGCTGACAACTACTTGCGATTCATTGATGGCTATGCAGCTTACCAAGCTCTGCCCAGAATTGCACGAGGTGAGACAGAGACTCCGTATTATGCAGACTTCCGCCATACTCTCTCACTGCCAGAGGTGGGGGTTTGGAATTCCACCCGCAGtcgtctccaactccaactgCCACTCCCACTCTCACTCCAATTCACCTCAACGCAGCTCCCACTGTTGGTCAAACGCCGACATGCGCCCATCATACCAAAAGTATAAGTCATGAAGCGCACTGCCTCTCAAGCCGGTCTCCTCGCCGGCGAAAGTGAGACTCGCCTACCCAACACAATGGCTCGCAGCGCAGATCACGACCAAGGCTTCGCAAACATCGATACCGATGCCGCACCAGCCGGCGAGACGACTGTCGTAATTGTCGGCGCAGGACCTTCGGGGCTGATGCTTGCGTGGGTTTACGCCCGCCCGTTCCTTCAAGTGCGGATGTGTTGACAATTGCCAGAGTGAACCTCGTCCGCTTGGGTACCCCCATCGTCCTGCTCGACGATCGGCCCGACAAGACGTCAACCGGAAAGGCAGATGGAATCCAGCCCAAGACGATTGAGACGCTGAAGCAGCTCAGACTTGCAGATAAACTATTGCGGGACGGGGCGCGTATCTACGATATTTCATTCTGGGTAGGCCCACTCCTTCTACGGCCGTCGTTGGCAAATTAGACATGCAGGGATATGCGATATATTATATGCGCTGATAGCTGATACGGTGCGAGTGCAGGATTCAACAGAATCTCACCCTTTGAGGCGGAAGGGTCGCCAGACTCATTACCCGGATCACCTGGTCGGTGCATCGGACCCGTATATTCTCCTCGTGCACCAAGGGATGTTGGAGGACGTGCTGATCGATGACCTTGCGGAGCGAGGCGTCACTGTTACGCGGAATAGTTCATTTCTGTCTTGTTCGAGAAATCCATCTAAAAAATTAGATGTCGTCTACGAAGATCAGAGCACGGGTACAAAGAAGGTGATCCAGACAGAATACCTCGTTGGTTGTGACGGCGCGCGATCGAGCGTGCGGGAGTTCATCCCTGATGCGCAGCTGGAGGGTGAGATGACAAATGCCAGCTGGGGAGTTCTTGACGGTTTGTTGGCATTCATTCCCCTTAACCTGCCGTATGCGACCATTGCTGAAGCAGTTACTAGGCGTCATTGAGACCGACTTTCCCGATTTATGGAGCAAAGTTGCCGTGCGCACCCATACCGTCGGCTCCCTCTTGTGGATTCCGCGAGAACGAGGCATGACGAGGTTGTACGTTGAGTTGAGCGCGACAGCCGGAGAACGCATTGATAAGGCTAAGGCAACACCGCAATATGTCATGGAGCGCGCAAAGGAGGCAATGAAGCCGTTTAGTCTGGAGTGGAAATCGATCGGTGCGCTTACGACCTCACTTTAATTAGGTTGTCAGTATAGATATGAGACTTGACGCTGACAAAAACTGTAAAGAATGGTTCGGAAACTACGTCGTTGGGCAGCGCGTGGCGAGACATTTCTCTGATCCTGATTACCAgatcttcattgctggcgatGCACGTCCCCTTCCGTCTGACCTCTTTCTCAGTTTGTCTAACAGGTTCTTTAGGCCGGTCACTGCCACTCTGCGCTCGCCGCCCAAGGTGCAAACACCAGTATGCACGACTCTTTCAACCTGGCATGGAAGCTGAACCTAGTGGCGCGTGGCCTAGCCTCTCCGTCTCTGCTGGAGACTTACGAAACTGAGCGGCGCAAGATCGCAAACGACCTCATTGCCTTTGACGCCGAGCACTGTGCTGCATTTGAGGCAGGCGAAGCCGCCCTTGCCAGGAACTTTGATGAGAATATCCGGTTCATCTCTGGGGTCGGAGCGGAGTATGACGCTAGCATTTTGACGCAAACCAAAGTATCAGACGCTGGGAAGGGATCCAGAAGATTGAAGCCAGGGGCGCTCTTAATCCCAGCCAAAGCGACGCGGTACATCGATGCGAATCCGGTCGATATCCAGCTTGATGTCCCACTTTTGGGTCAATTCAGACTGTATTTCCTCATTCCGAATGTTAGCGcagcgaaggagaaaggattCCTTGAGGTAGTCTGCCAGATTCTCAGCAGCCCGACGTCCATTCTAGCAATTTCTGCcgagaaagcaaaagaatcCTACACCTCTCGCTCGCGAGGCTGGTCTGCAACCGACGCTTACCAGGTTCCAGAACGGTACACTACTGTTTCTGAGATAATAACGCTCTCTCTCATTTCGGGCTCGAAGAGGGAGGTCTTCGAGATAGCGGATCTCCCGCTTGCGTTGCAGAAGAGCCGGTGGACTGTGTATCTGGATGATGTGGAAGGGTGTATTGAGAAGTGGGTTGGGGAGCTGCCAGAAACACAGGCTGGGATTGTGCTAGTGAGGCCAGACGGGTATGTTGCGGGCCTTAGGGTTTGGGATCTCGGTGAGGGTGAGGTGGCAAGACGGTGGGTGGAGGAGTATTTTGGATTCTTCTTGTGAAGATTTCTGCCATTTCCAAGCGACTTTCTTTATCAAAGGTCCAGCTATATCAGGTTAACAGGATTAATGACATATCAATATGGGATTTATTGTAGTTTATTGTAGCAAAGGCCTTATCATCACTGTATAGACTAGATAGACTTCCAATGACTAGGGTTTCTATCATAATTTACCAGCAATTACCCCCGCACGCCGAATGCATAAACTGAGAACAATAAGTCCTGGTCCGTTGCATTTTGGTTCTTGCAGGGTGAAGATACTCTCAATGATTTCAAAAAGGGTGGTAGTGCTGTATGCATTGATCATCCAAGCCACGTAGCTGGGCGGGTTTCATATCTGTTTGCGCTACCAACACAGCTCACGCTATGGTTGGCTCATGTGATTTGTCCACACCTTCAGAGTAAAGCAGAGCAATGAAGGACGGAATTGAATCATTGACCATGTAAAGACTGGAAGTATACGAGTTCTCAAAGGGCTGATTCCTACTACGTCAGTAATGGTAGGATTAAGTCACTCCGCTATTTCGTCTCTGAAAGCCCAGCACATTCGC is a window of Aspergillus nidulans FGSC A4 chromosome VI DNA encoding:
- a CDS encoding SDR family oxidoreductase (transcript_id=CADANIAT00009441): MSKFSLKGRTALVTGGGRGCGLAFARGLAEAGADVAVFDIIDPRPEFHAIEKDYNVRTAYYKVDVSSQDSLKDGFAQFQQDFDGKLDICVPCAGINRHTCFLGFTYEEHHDLLSINVLGLYFTAQYAAKQMIANGTHHGSIILVASMASYVAVRDQNCSAYCGTKGAVRAMCPAIAKELTEYGIRVNSISPGYVNTEMTAAFSHLVEGWKAETINKRIAEPEDIMGACVFLASDASSYMTGQDIVVDGGVTRIS
- a CDS encoding uncharacterized protein (transcript_id=CADANIAT00009442) encodes the protein MKRTASQAGLLAGESETRLPNTMARSADHDQGFANIDTDAAPAGETTVVIVGAGPSGLMLAVNLVRLGTPIVLLDDRPDKTSTGKADGIQPKTIETLKQLRLADKLLRDGARIYDISFWDSTESHPLRRKGRQTHYPDHLVGASDPYILLVHQGMLEDVLIDDLAERGVTVTRNSSFLSCSRNPSKKLDVVYEDQSTGTKKVIQTEYLVGCDGARSSVREFIPDAQLEGEMTNASWGVLDGVIETDFPDLWSKVAVRTHTVGSLLWIPRERGMTRLYVELSATAGERIDKAKATPQYVMERAKEAMKPFSLEWKSIEWFGNYVVGQRVARHFSDPDYQIFIAGDARPLPSDLFLSLSNRFFRPVTATLRSPPKVQTPLNLVARGLASPSLLETYETERRKIANDLIAFDAEHCAAFEAGEAALARNFDENIRFISGVGAEYDASILTQTKVSDAGKGSRRLKPGALLIPAKATRYIDANPVDIQLDVPLLGQFRLYFLIPNVSAAKEKGFLEVVCQILSSPTSILAISAEKAKESYTSRSRGWSATDAYQVPERYTTVSEIITLSLISGSKREVFEIADLPLALQKSRWTVYLDDVEGCIEKWVGELPETQAGIVLVRPDGNYPRTPNA